The Bacteroidota bacterium DNA segment GACGTGAGCCAGTTTGACCGCGACTGTGTGGGCCAAACCCTGCGCGAGCTGGACCTGCGAAACCTGACCGGCGCCAGCGTAATCGGCTTTGGACTACCAGGGGGTAGGTATATCATCAACCCCGATGCCAACGAAGTGATCCGGCCCGACAGCAAGATCGTGATACTGGGAAACAAGACCCAGATAGGCAACGTTACCCAGCTGCTGAAGCCTGAGGCCAAGCCCTGAGTGGGCACCCACCACCCAAACGGCACAACCAACACCCCTGCGGGAAAATACCGGCCCCGCGGCCGTTTTTGTCCACATCCGCTGGGCTATGCCTGGTGCCACACTGCTTCAGATCCATTTTTTGGCTATTTTTGGCCCCGCATGTACCCTAACGTCAGCCTGTATGAGTGAGAATAAACAAGACTATACCGCCTCCAACATCCAGGTGCTGGAGGGACTGGAGGCCGTGCGCAAGCGCCCGGCCATGTACATTGGCGATGTAGGCGTCCGCGGGCTGCACCACCTGGTGTACGAGGTGGTGGACAACAGCATAGATGAGGCTATGGCCGGCCATGCCTCTTTCATCCGGGTTACCATCCACACGGATAACTCCATTACCGTGCGCGACAACGGGCGGGGCATCCCCACCGATATGCACGCCAAGGAAAAGCGCAGTGCCCTGGAGGTGGTGATGACCGTGCTGCACGCCGGCGGAAAGTTTGACAAGGACTCGTACAAAGTATCGGGCGGCCTGCACGGTGTGGGGGTAAGCTGCGTAAACGCCCTGAGTACCGAAACAACCGTGCACGTATACCGGGACGGAAAAGTATACTTCCAGGAATACCGCATTGGGGTGCCGGTAGAGGCCGTAAAGGTGATCGGCGACTCGACACCCGAAGAGCGGGGCACCGAAACACACTTTCGGCCCGACGATACCATCTTTACCCACACCGAGTACAAGTTCGAGATCCTGGCGAGCCGCATGCGCGAGCTGGCGTACCTGAACCGGGGCATCAAGATTACCCTGACCGACGAGCGGGAGGAAATAAAGGATGAACAGACAGGTAAAACACGCTACCTGAGCAAGACCTTTTACAGCGAAGGCGGCCTGAAGGAATTTGTGCGCTACCTGGACCAGGGGCGCGAGCCGCTAATGAAAGAGGCTATCTACATAGAGGGGCAGGACGACGCCGGCCTATACCCCGTAGAGCTAGCCATGCAGTACAACACCGGCTATAAGGAGAACATCCACTCCTACGTAAACAACATCAACACACACGAGGGCGGCACGCACATAAGCGGCTTCAAAAGCGCACTGACGCGTACCCTGAAGAAATATGCCGAGAGCTCGGGCTTACTGAACAAGATCAAGTTCGAAATCTCTGGCGAGGACTTCCGCGAAGGCCTTACGGCCATTTTGTCTATCAAGGTGCCCGAGCCCCAGTTTGAGGGCCAGACGAAAACCAAGCTCGGAAACAGCGACGTGGCCGGTGTGGTGGAGAGCATTGTGAACAAGCAGCTGGCCTACTACCTGGAGGAGAACCCCAATGTAGCCAAGGGCATCGTGAAGAAGGTGCTGCTGGCCGCCGAGGCACGCTACGCGGCCAAAAAGGCCCGCGAGATGGTGCAGCGCAAGACGGTAGGCATGGGCGGTGGCCTGCCGGGTAAGCTGGCAGACTGTAGCAGCAACGACCCCTCGCTCTGCGAGCTGTACCTGGTGGAGGGCGATAGCGCAGGTGGCAGTGCCAAGCAGGGCCGGAACCGAAAGTTCCAGGCCATCCTCCCCCTGCGGGGCAAAATCCTGAATGTGGAAAAAGCCCACCCCGTACGTATCTACGAAAACGAGGAGATCAAGAACATCATCACCGCCATGGGCATAACCGGGGTGGGCCAGGATGAACTAAACCTGGAACGGCTCCGCTACCACAAACTCGTTATTATGACCGATGCCGATGTGGACGGCAGCCACATCCGCACCCTGCTACTCACCTTTTTCTACCGCTACCTTACGCCCGTTATCGAGGAGGGCTACCTGTATATAGCCCAGCCCCCGCTCTACCTGGTGCGAAAGGGGCGCGAGGAGCAGTACTGCTGGACCGAAGAGGACCGCCGGAGCGCCATACAGCGGCTGGGCGGAGGCGACGAAGGCAAGGTAACCGTGCAGCGCTACAAAGGCTTGGGCGAAATGAACCCGGAGCAGCTGTGGAGCACCACCATGGACCCCGAAACCCGCACCATGCAGAAGGTGAGTGTGGAAAACGCCGCCGAGGCAGACCACCTGTTCAGCATGCTGATGGGCGATGAGGTGGCACCCCGCCGCGAATTTATCGAGCTGAATGCCAAGTATGCCAAACTGGATGTGTAGCCGGATGCTGTATGAAGAGAAAGACAGGGCGGCGCAAGATTGCCATCATTTGTTACGGGCTCGATAAATCTGTTCAGTTTGAGGAGGTTGCCTGCAGGCTGAATCCTGACCTCTTTTCGCAGAAGTATCTCTTCCTGAAGCTCCACGCCCGGAAGTCTGACTTCGAGTCTTTCCTGGATACTGCGGGTATTCCTTACCTAACTATACGCTGCGATAGAGGCAGTCGATATCCCTGGGCCTTTATCCGGATTTTTATAGAGCTGATAAGATACCGACCTCATGTGGTTCACACCCATTTACTAATTGCGAACTACTTGGGCTTGCTTGCTGCCCGTATAGCACTTGTAAAACGACGATACTACACCCGGCATCACTCCATTGAGCATCATCTGGTGAGCAAGAAGGCCGTATGGGCCGACCGCATTTGTAATTCACTTGCTACCAAGGCGATTGCCATCTCGCCCATGGTCGGGCGTATCCTGGTTGAAAAGGAACACCTTTCGGCGGATAAGGTGTATCTATTGCCACATGGATTCAACCTGGATCTATTCTCAAAGGTAGATGCCGCTCAGGTTTCTGGTATACGGGCCAAACATGCCATCCCCTCAGATCGTGTAGTGATTGGTGTTGTGTCCAGATTTGTAGTTTGGAAGGGTTATCAGTACATCATTCCTGCCTTTCAGCGGCTCTATGCGGAGCACCCCGAGGTACATCTGGTAATAGCCGGGAACAACGGGGTGTATAGAGCGGCAGTAGAGCAGTTGCTCTCCTCTCTACCGCAAGGCAGCTACACAGTAGTAGGTTTCGAGCCGAATTCTTATGCCTTGTATAAGACGTTTGATCTCTTTGTACA contains these protein-coding regions:
- the gyrB gene encoding DNA topoisomerase (ATP-hydrolyzing) subunit B, with protein sequence MSENKQDYTASNIQVLEGLEAVRKRPAMYIGDVGVRGLHHLVYEVVDNSIDEAMAGHASFIRVTIHTDNSITVRDNGRGIPTDMHAKEKRSALEVVMTVLHAGGKFDKDSYKVSGGLHGVGVSCVNALSTETTVHVYRDGKVYFQEYRIGVPVEAVKVIGDSTPEERGTETHFRPDDTIFTHTEYKFEILASRMRELAYLNRGIKITLTDEREEIKDEQTGKTRYLSKTFYSEGGLKEFVRYLDQGREPLMKEAIYIEGQDDAGLYPVELAMQYNTGYKENIHSYVNNINTHEGGTHISGFKSALTRTLKKYAESSGLLNKIKFEISGEDFREGLTAILSIKVPEPQFEGQTKTKLGNSDVAGVVESIVNKQLAYYLEENPNVAKGIVKKVLLAAEARYAAKKAREMVQRKTVGMGGGLPGKLADCSSNDPSLCELYLVEGDSAGGSAKQGRNRKFQAILPLRGKILNVEKAHPVRIYENEEIKNIITAMGITGVGQDELNLERLRYHKLVIMTDADVDGSHIRTLLLTFFYRYLTPVIEEGYLYIAQPPLYLVRKGREEQYCWTEEDRRSAIQRLGGGDEGKVTVQRYKGLGEMNPEQLWSTTMDPETRTMQKVSVENAAEADHLFSMLMGDEVAPRREFIELNAKYAKLDV
- a CDS encoding glycosyltransferase family 4 protein; translation: MKRKTGRRKIAIICYGLDKSVQFEEVACRLNPDLFSQKYLFLKLHARKSDFESFLDTAGIPYLTIRCDRGSRYPWAFIRIFIELIRYRPHVVHTHLLIANYLGLLAARIALVKRRYYTRHHSIEHHLVSKKAVWADRICNSLATKAIAISPMVGRILVEKEHLSADKVYLLPHGFNLDLFSKVDAAQVSGIRAKHAIPSDRVVIGVVSRFVVWKGYQYIIPAFQRLYAEHPEVHLVIAGNNGVYRAAVEQLLSSLPQGSYTVVGFEPNSYALYKTFDLFVHVPIGPEREAFGQIYIEALAAGVPSIVTLSGIAPEIMRHKENAWVVPFEDSAAIYTGLKLLLDTDLRNRLVNQGKKDVAPYGIDIMVKRLEELYSS